A stretch of the Ptychodera flava strain L36383 chromosome 18, AS_Pfla_20210202, whole genome shotgun sequence genome encodes the following:
- the LOC139117707 gene encoding uncharacterized protein: MESFLSKRVLMTTHQLIHTTPSTAADSSCKRSRLYGLSCQSEEAASPKIHKDGTPLRPIVDFTGSIGYNVAKSLADILSPLVGQTEHHVLNSKNLADDLKDLTIEEDEILNSHDEKDGAIPFLDTLIIRKPDGTVKLCIYRKKTHTDQYLQFTSHHPLHQKLGVIRTLLDRNDSIVTEQHDRDIEEQHIRKALSTCGYPNWTINKVKKDKSSPKPKCTSKKDKNSEKSRGLVVIPYVEGLSEKMARVFRKFGFSTAMKPHRTLRNILVHPKDKLLTNKKAEVVYEIPCADCPKSYVGETGRSFGVRLQEHQKEVQKFESKQYTRSTRKSSMTDQHKSAITDHVVATNHNIAWEEANIVDRESDKTTRWIKEAIWIRRRGENILNKDEGAYKLHNIFDQLIHTTPSTAADSSCKRSRLYGLSCQSEEAARLAVKRN, from the exons ATGGAATCATTCCTGTCTAAAAGGGTCCTGATGACAACTCATCAACTCATCCATACTACGCCCTCAACGGCAGCAGATAGCAGCTGTAAAAGATCGAGGCTGTATGGCTTGAGTTGTCAGTCTGAAGAAGCTGCTAG tccaaaaatacacaaagatgGGACACCTTTACGTCCCATAGTGGACTTCACAGGTTCCATTGGTTACAATGTGGCCAAATCACTAGCAGACATACTCAGCCCTCTGGTTGGACAAACAGAACATCACGTCCTCAATTCAAAAAACCTTGCTGACGACCTGAAAGACCTCACCATCGAGGAAGATGAAATATTAAACTCACATGAT GAAAAAGATGGTGCTATCCCCTTCTTGGATACTTTGATCATCAGGAAACCAGATGGTACAGTAAAGCTTTGTATTTATAGGAAGAAAACACATACAGACCAATACCTCCAGTTTACCTCACATCATCCACTTCATCAGAAACTGGGTGTCATCAGGACCCTTTTAGACAGGAATGATTCCATAGTCACAGAGCAACATGATAGAGACATTGAAGAACAGCACATCCGCAAAGCATTGTCCACTTGTGGCTATCCCAATTGGACAATAAACAAGGTCAAAAAGGATAAATCCAGCCCGAAACCGAAGTGTACATCTAAGAAAGATAAAAACTCTGAGAAATCAAGAGGACTAGTTGTGATACCATATGTTGAGGGCCTTTCGGAGAAAATGGCGAGAGTATTTCGCAAGTTTGGTTTCTCTACAGCTATGAAACCACACAGAACCCTACGCAACATCCTTGTCCATCCGAAGGACAAACTTCTTACCAACAAGAAAGCAGAGGTAGTTTATGAAATACCATGTGCTGATTGTCCTAAATCGTATGTTGGGGAAACAGGCCGCTCTTTTGGCGTACGCCTCCAAGAACATCAAAAGGAAGTCCAAAAATTTGAATCCAAACAATACACCCGTTCAACACGGAAGTCTTCAATGACAGATCAACATAAGTCAGCTATCACAGACCATGTTGTAGCCACCAATCACAACATTGCCTGGGAGGAGGCCAACATCGTGGACAGGGAGTCTGACAAAACCACCAGATGGATCAAGGAAGCCATTTGGATTAGACGGAGGGGAGAGAACATTCTAAATAAGGATGAGGGGGCCTACAAGTTACATAACATTTTTGATCAACTCATCCATACTACGCCCTCAACGGCAGCAGATAGCAGCTGTAAAAGATCGAGGCTGTATGGCTTGAGTTGTCAGTCTGAAGAAGCTGCTAGGTTAGCGGTGAAACGTAACTAA
- the LOC139117709 gene encoding uncharacterized protein yields the protein MARVFRKFGFSTAMKPHRTLRNILVHPKDKLLTNKKAEVVYEIPCADCPKSYVGETGRSFGVRLQEHQKEVQKFESKQYTRSTRKSSMTDQHKSAITDHVVATNHNIAWEEANIVDRESDKTTRWIKEAIWIRRRGENILNKDEGAYKLHNIFDQLIHTTPSTAADSSCKRSRLYGLSCQSEEAARLAVKRN from the coding sequence ATGGCGAGAGTATTTCGCAAGTTTGGTTTCTCTACAGCTATGAAACCACACAGAACCCTACGCAACATCCTTGTCCATCCGAAGGACAAACTTCTTACCAACAAGAAAGCAGAGGTAGTTTATGAAATACCATGTGCTGATTGTCCTAAATCGTATGTTGGGGAAACAGGCCGCTCTTTTGGCGTACGCCTCCAAGAACATCAAAAGGAAGTCCAAAAATTTGAATCCAAACAATACACCCGTTCAACACGGAAGTCTTCAATGACAGATCAACATAAGTCAGCTATCACAGACCATGTTGTAGCCACCAATCACAACATTGCCTGGGAGGAGGCCAACATCGTGGACAGGGAGTCTGACAAAACCACCAGATGGATCAAGGAAGCCATTTGGATTAGACGGAGGGGAGAGAACATTCTAAATAAGGATGAGGGGGCCTACAAGTTACATAACATTTTTGATCAACTCATCCATACTACGCCCTCAACGGCAGCAGATAGCAGCTGTAAAAGATCGAGGCTGTATGGCTTGAGTTGTCAGTCTGAAGAAGCTGCTAGGTTAGCGGTGAAACGTAACTAA